The DNA window GGACACCTAGTGCATCGGCGGCTGGTTGGGCCGCTTGAGTGAACTCACTCGTCTTTCTGGGGGGACTTCCCCGGTTCTGCTCAGGCGGCGAGCAGCTGTGCCGCCACGCGCGGCGCGACCGTGCGCAGCTCGGCGCCCACGGCGTCGGCCTCGGCGTCGGGGATGAGCTCCGCGGCAGCGACGAGGTCCGGCATGGTGCGGTCGTCGCCGAACGCCTCGATCACCAGCGCCGCGGCCAGGACCCGGTCGCGGGGGGAGCGGCCGGTGTCGCGGGCGAGCGCGACGAGCGCGCAGTCCGAGACGCCGGCCCCGCGCAGCCGGGCCGCCCACTCGAGCGCCCGGAGGACGGTGAGCCGGGGCGCCACCACGGTGGCGGCGGCCAGCACGGCGCTGCGGGCGCGACCGGCGCGCCACATCGCCTCGAGCAGCGCGTCGGCACGCTCGGGGCGCACCCAGCGGCTCTCGGCGAGGGTCAGCATCACCATCGAGTCGTGGAGCGCCGCGACGTAGGCGTCGAGCGCGGCGGGCTCGGCCTCGAACAGCGCGAGCACGCGCTCGAGCGAGATGTTCATCGAGCCCGTACGCACGACCTCCACCACCCGCCACGCCGCCTCGGGCGCGCGGCCGAGGCGCGAGAGCGCCGCGATCTCGAAGGTCAGGGCGCCGTCGCGGCGCACGACCCGGTTGTTCTCGTCCTTGCCCTCGACCGGCATCCGCGAGACGACGTCGAGCACGTCCTCGTAGCGGCCCTCGGCGAGCAGGACCTCGGCGGCGATCTCGTAGGAGCCGACGGGGTCGGTCATCGACGCGGTCAGCTTGTCGAGCCACTCGTGCGCCACGTCGAAGCGGCCGAGCGACGCGGCGGCGACCGCCGCGGCGTGGCACAGCTCGCGCCAGTTGATCGGGGGGAAGCTCTCGCCCTCGGCCAGGGCGGCGGTCCGCAGCACGCCCTCGTTGTCGCCGGCGAAGCGCTGCGAGCGGGCGAGGTTCGCCAGGGCCGTGCCCTTGGTGAGCCCCTCCGGCACGGCGTCGGCCAGGCCCAGCGAGGCGAGACGCAGGTTGCGCCCGGCCTTGTCGCGCTCCTCGGTGCGCGCGGCGAGGTAGCCGGAGTGCACGAGCGTGACGCCGCGGAGGGCGCCCTGGACGGGGCCGCGGCCCTCCCGGTGGAGGACCTCCTCGTGCAGGCGGCCGGCGAACCAGCCCTCGTCGCGGCGGGCGAGCCGGCGCACGAGACCGGTCTGCGGCGTGCCCATGCCGTTGCCGGTGATGTTCTCGACGTCGATGGCCAGCGCCTCGGTGGTGGCCTCCTGCAGCGCGCGCCGGAAGAGCGCCACGTCGCCGACCTCGAGGACCTCGTCGGCGTCGACCTGGAGGTGCCAGTCGCCGAACGCGTGCGAGAGGGCCCGGTTGCGGGCGTCGCCGAAGTGCTCGTCCCAGTAGCCGAGCACGACGCGCGCGCCCGCGGCGCGCGCGATCTCGACCGTGCGGTCGGTGGAGCCGGTGTCGTAGACGACGACCTCGTCGGCGACGCCCTCGAGCGCCGCCAGGGAGGACGGGAGCAGCTCCTCCTCGTCCTTGACGATGTAGACGGCGCTGAGCAGCGGCGCGCGGCGCGGCGCGAGACCGCACCCGCGCGTACCCCTGTGGTGCCAGACGCTGTCGGCCACGACCGTGAGCGTCCCGACGGCGCCCAGGCGCTCGCCGAGGCCCGGCAGCCCGCCGTCGGCGAGCAGCGCGTCGGTGCGCACGGCGATGACGCCCTCGCCCAGGGCGGGGACCGTACGCGTCTCGCCCCGGTGCTCGTCGCGCCAGACCCGCGCCCAGTCGCGCAGGGCCTGCGGGCTGGCCAGCGCCTTGACCGGCGCGGTCACGCACTGGCGCCCGACGCCGAGGTCGTGCAGCGGGCCTGCGGCGACTGACCCGGCGGCGACGGCGACGACCAGCGGGTCGATCGCGTGCGAGGGGGGCAGGCAGTCGGCGCACACCAGGACGGTGACGGCGTGCTTCGCGCGCCGAGCGCCGGAGAGCCGGCGGGCCGCGAGGTCCTGGGCGTCGTCGAGGCGGGCGGCAGCGATCTCGCTCATCCCGGGCTCGCCGTCGGCGACGACGACCAGCTCGTCGCGCACGCCGAGCGACGGGCGCAGCGCCCGGGCCAGGAAGTCGGCACGGGCGCGACCCTCCGGGCCGTGCTGGGCGACGACGACGACCGATGCGGGAGAGCGCTTCATGCGGGTGTCTTCGGCCGTTGCGCCGGTCGGGTGAAGCGGTCGGCGGCACCTGGTCGAGGCCCGCGGCCCGCCGATCAGGCAGGGTCGCCGGAGTTCGTGCCCGCGCAGTGCTCAAGCCCACACCCCGCCCGGTCGTTAGAGACGCATGGCCAAGAGCTCCCTCCTCACGGTGTGCGTCGTGCTGCCGCCGTCGCCGACCCCGTCCCCGGCGCTCCAGCAGGTCAAGCGCCACGCGAAGCGGCTGGCCCGCGGCCGCGTGCGCGTCCTGCTGGTCGAGCCGGTCGTCGACGCGGTCGCGGCCGCCGAGTGCCCCAGCGCCCCCGGCGTGTGGAGGGTGCCGCTGCCCTACGACTCGGGCGCGCTGCCGGCCTACGGCGACACGCTGTTCGAGACCGCGCTCGCCGAGCTGTTGCTGCGCGAGCAGGCCGACGTGGTGCACCTGCACTGGAGCGGCGCGACGACCGTCGTGCCGGCGGTCGAGCGCTGCTGGCTCGTCGGTGTGCCGGCGATCGTCTCGATCCACGACGACTGGGCGCCCGCGGCCGACGCACCTGCGCTCACGAGCCCCGTGCAGGTCGTGCGCCAGATGCTGACGATGGCCTCGCTGGTCTGCTCCCCCGACCCGGCCACGGCGCAGCGCGCGAGCGTCGCGAACTGGGCCCCGGACGTGCGCCACCTCTCGCACGCCAGCGGCAGCGCGCCGCGCTGGGAGGACGCCTACCGCGAGCTCGCCGCGCTCGACGAGGACCACTCGCGCGACCGCACGACCCTCAGCGCGGTCGTCACGACCTACCAGCGCAACGAGGAGCTCGCGGCCTGCCTCGACTCCCTCGTGGCGCAGACGCTGCCGCGCGAGCGCTTCGAGGTCGTCGTCATCGACGACTGCAGCGAGCCGAGCGCGGAGCCGGTCGTACGCGGCTACGAGGACCGCCTCGACGTGACCTACGTGCGCATGGAGCGCAACGTCGGCATCGGCGAGGCCCGCAACGCGGGCATCGACGCCAGCCGCAACGACGTCCTCGCGTTCCTCGACGACGACGACGTGCTCGCGCCGCGCTACCTCGAGGAGCTGCTCGCGACCTACGACGACGGCACGGGCGAGGTCGACGCCGTGCTGGCGTGGACCGGCGCCAGCCCGCGCGCGGCCGCTAGCCCCGCCGGCGTGATGGCCTTCCGCGGCGGGCTCTACATGAACTACACCTCGTTCCACGAGGGCCAGGACCTCGAGTGGGGCTTCTGGTGGGGCGGGCGCTGCAGCATCCGGCGCACCCGGCTCGGCGAGCACCGCTTCAACGTGCGCTTCTGCGAGGACACCGAGCTCGCCTACCGGATCACGCAGGACGAGACGCTCACCGTGCGCCACACCCGGCGCGCCGTGCAGCGCGTCGACCAGGGCCTCGAGCCGATGACCCTCGTGCGCCGCCACGGCCGGCTCGGCCAGGCGCAGGCCCAGCTGGCCGAGCTGCACCCGCAGCTGGTCGAGAACCACCCGTGGTTCCAGGACAGCACCCGGGTGCGCGCGCTGCAGTCCGGCCTGCCGCTGCGCCCGGCGATGAACGCGCGCATCGCTACCGACGTGACCGCGACGCTCGAGCTGCCGGCCCTGCGCGCCTGCGCGTCGGGTGCCACGAGCCTGCTCGACCTGGTGGGCCACAGCTACGGGATGCTCGGCTCGGTCGAGAACGGCCTCGGCTGGTTCGCCGCCCGTCGCGCCGCCCAGGCCCGCGCCGACGGCCGCCGCCTGCGGCTGGGCATCGACGTCGCCTCCCCCCTCCTGCCGGCGTTCCTCGACTGGGCGCGCACCGCTCCCGACGAGGCGTTCCCCGAGCTCGTCCTCGCGGTTCCCGGCCCGGGCGCCCGCGCGGCCTACGACACGGTGCGCGCGCTCGCCCAGGAGAAGGGCGGCACCGCGCGGCTGACGATGGAGCGCGGCGCGGCCTTCTGGGCCGGCGTCGACGCCGTGCTCGACCACCGCGCCCCCGAGGGCTGGACCATCGCCGACGGCCTCCCGCTGCCGCGCGGCCCCCTCGACGAGGCCCTGAACCGCCTGTTCCTGACCGACAGCCTGCTGGGGAGCTTCCGATGAGCACGTCTTCTGCGCTGCGCACCGCCATCGACGCCTTCCGCCACGTGCACCAGCACGGGGGCGCGGCGCCGCAGGGTCACCCGGCCCTGCGCCGCGAGCTCGAGCGCGTGGTCGCGACAGGTACGCAGCTGGTCGTCGTCCGCGCCCTCGACGGCGCGCTCTCGCCGACCGATGTCGCCGCCCCCGCGGGCAGCCCGCTGGCCGCCCTGGTGCTCGGCGAGCTCGAGCGCAGCGTCGCCTGGGCCGAGCGCGTCGACCCCGCCACCGTGGTGGAGCGCGCGCTGCAGACCGCCGCACTGCTGACGATGCCTGTTCCCGCCGAGGTCGTGGGCGGCAGCTTCTCGCCGCTGCCCTACGACCGGCTCTCGGTCGCCGTCCACGTCGACCCGCAGGACCCGGCGCGCACGAGCCTGCCGATCCGTACGCTGCTCGACCTGCTCGGCAGCGACCCGACCGCGACGGTGACCTTCGTGCTCGACGGTGCGCCCGAGGCGACCGAGGAGACGGCCGGCGAGGTCGTGTCGCTCGTCGGCCGGCTCGCGACCGGCTCGCTGGTCGCCGACCTGCTGGTCGTGGGCGACGAGGAGGAGCGTGCCGCTGCCGACCTCCGCGTCAGCGAGGCCAGTGACCCGGCTGCGGTCCGCGCCGCGCTCGAGGCGCGCGTGGCCGAGCGGCGCAGCCCCGTCGCGGCGTTCGCGCTGGCCGGGTTGCGCCCCTAGCGGCGTCGTCCAGCCTCACACCGCGTCGTCGGAGAGCCGCAGGACGTCGGGCTCTCCGCGCGCGGCGGTCAGCCGCCCGTCGACGACGTGGAGCTCGGCGACGTGCACCGACGAGCGCCGTGCCCGCGGCAGGTCACTGGCCGCGGTGTGCCGCTCGGGGTGGGTGAAGTAGACGACGTAGGCGCGGCTCCCGTCGACGACCAGATCGGCATGGTGGCCGGCGCCGACGTCGTCGGTGCCCGGGCGGCCGGTGGCCGGCTCGAGGATGCGTCCAGCCTCTTCCCACGACTCCAGGTCGTCGGACCGGTAGGCGAGCTGGCCCTTCCAGCCGTCGACGAGCAGCCACCAGGCGCCCTCGAAGAAGAAGACCTTCGGGCCCTCGTGGCCTCCCATGGTCTGCAGCACACGGCGGTGGCCGGACCACGACGACAGGTCAGCACTGTCCGAGGACCACGTCGTGCCACCGTCGGCCTCGTCCTTGTAGTACATGCGGTAGCCACCGCCGGGCAGCGCGACCACCGCAGCGTCGATCACCCGGTCGCTCGACAGCTCGAGCCGGCCCTGGTGCTCCCACGCCCACATGTCACTGCTCGTGTAGTGGTGGATGTGCCGTGCGTGGCCCTCCCACCGGTCGGGGACGCCACGCACGTAGGACACGAACATGTGGCAGGTGTCCCCCACCCACAGCAGCTCCGGTGCCCAGAAGGTGTTGCGGCCCGGCTCGTGCTCGAGGCCGGCGAGGGTGCCGCGGTAGGTCCACGACGCACCGCCGTCGGCTGAGATCGCCACGCCGAGGTCACTGCCGTGCACCCACTCGACTCCGGCAGTCGGCACCGACGCGCGGCGGGCGGTGTAGACGAGCCACCACGTACCTTCGGCACGGTTGCGGACGAGCACCGGGTCAGTGGCGCCGTCGAAGACGGGGTCACGGAACAACGGCGTCGGGCGGCCGACGGCCGCGGTGGAGGCCGACCGTCCCGCCGGCCCGAACTGCGCCACGAACTCGGCCGCCGGCCTGCGGAACCACTCGAGGCGCTCGCTGATGACCTCTTCGGTCCAGTCCCACCAGCGGATCTCGAGCATGGCGTCGATGACGCCCTGGTCGTAGCGGTAGCGCACGACCTGGGCAGGGTTGCCGGCGACGACGGCATAGGGAGGTACGTCGCGGCTGACGACCGCGCCCGCTCCCACGATCGCGCCGTCGCCGACCGTCACGGGGCCGACCACGACGGCCCCCTGCCCGATCCACACGTCGTTGCCGATGACCTGCGGCGCGCCGAGCTGGTCGGGCCGGGGCCACTCCGGCTCGACGTAGCCGAGCCGGTTGAGCGGGAAGGTCGTCGCGGTGCCCGGGCGGTGGACGCCGAAGAGGTTCAGCGTGGTCTCGACGCCGTCCGCGCCGACCACCCGGCCGTCCCGCGGGTGCGGGTTGAGCAGGCGCACCCCTTCGGCGATCGAGCAGTAGGCGCCGATGCGGATGCGCTGGGTCGAGACGTAGGCGACCGCCTTCGAGTCGCCGGCGAGGTAGGTGTGGGCGCCGACCGTCACCCAGCCCGCCGGGTCGAGGGGGCGGGGCGGCTGCACGACCGGCACACCGCGTACGACTGCACCCGGCACCACGACGCGCCGACCCGGCTCGAGCAGCAGCCACAGGTGGTGCCACACCTCGGGGGCCGCGTCGGGCCACGCCAGGCCGAGGCCCTGGAGCCCCCCGACACCCCGCAGGTAGGAGCTGCGGGCGAGGACGGCGGGCGCCGCCGACGTGCCCGGGAAGGCGACGACCGCCTCCGGGTGGGCCAGCAGCGCGCGCACCAGCTCGACGAGCGCGTCCGGCCGCGGGGCCGAGACGTCGGTGCACAGGTAGACGAGCTCGGCCGTGGTGGCGGCGACACCCCGGTCCCACGCGGTGGCGAGCCCCTCTCCCGGCGCCACGTCGACGACCGCCCCCTCCACCGAGCGCAGCAGCGGCTCGGTCTCCGGGTCGGGGCCGACGGCGACCAGGCGCGCGTCGACCTCGACGCCGAGCGCGTCCTCGACGGCGTTGGCGGCCTCGACCGTCGCCCAGACCGCGCTGGCGGTGGCCGGCGGCGTCTGGTCGGCGAGCAGGACGACGGTGAGCTTCACGCGGGCGGCCTCTCGTCGACAGCGGGCAGCTCGGCGCCGGTGCCGCCGCCGGGGAGCCACAGCATAGGACGCACAGCGCGTAGCGAGCCGGTGACGGGCGGGCTACGCTGCTGCGACCTCGACGTCGCCCAGCGGAGGAGCGTTGCCGTGAAGGTCCACCTCGCCGAGGACCTGCCCTCGTTCTACGAGCACCTCGTCCTGTGGAAAGCGGCCGACGGGCTCAACGCCCTCGACCTCGGCGCCTTCGAGCGCCGCAACCCCTCGGTGCTCTCGCTGGTCGAGCAGGCCGACGCGGAGTCGCCCCTGCCGGAGTTCGGCCCGGTGCTGCTCGGCACCGGGGACCAGCCGACGTGCACCGACGGCTCGTGGGCGGCCTACGCGTTCTCCACCGCCGACGGGTTCTCCGACCTCCCGGTGCCCGACTTCGTCTTCGACCGCTGGCTGGAGGCCGGTATCGGCGACTACGAGGAGGTGGCGGCCGCGATGGCCGCCGCGGGCGACGCGCCCGCCGCGGCCGGGGTCGTCGGGTGGATCGGCAACTGCCACACGGCACCGGTGCGCTGGGAGCTCCACGCCCTGGCCGAGCAGCACCCCGACGCGCTCGACGTGCGCCACGCCGGCTGGGTGCCCGACGAGGACGGCGTCCTGCACCGCGACGGCGTGCCGCCGATGAGCCTGCCCGAGCAGGTCGCAGCCTGGGGCGCCTTGCTCGACGTGGAGGGCCGCGGCTGGAGCGCCCGGCTCAAGCTGCTGCTGCACAGCGGGCGTCCGGTGCTGGTGCAGGAGCGGCCCTGGCGGGAGTGGTGGTTCGACGAGCTGCGACCCATGGAGAACTGCATCCCGGTCGGGCGCGACCTCGGCGACGTCCTCGAGCGCGCCCAGTGGGTCGTCGAGAACCCCGAGGAGGCCGCCGCGATCGGCCGCGCCGGCCAGCAGCTCGCCCGGGAACGGCTGACGCGGCCGGCGGCCCTGGCCACCTGGCGCGAGGTGCTCGCCGGCGCCGACGCCCGGCGCACCGCAGCAGGGCTGCCGTGGGCTCCGGCCGAGGCCCGCGAGGCCCTCGACCCGATGCTGATGATGCTGGGCGCCGACGTCCCCAGCTAGGACCGCGCGGGGCTACGCGGCCTCGGGCAGCGCCGTGCCGGCGACCAGCGAGGGCACCAGCTGGAGGGCGCGGCCGACCGCCTGGTGCATGTCGTAGTAGCGGTAGTCGCCGAGCCGGCCGGCGAAGTAGACCTTCGGCTCGAGCTCGCGGCACGCGGCCTGGTAGACCTTGTGCAGCGCGCGGCTCTCGTCGTCGTGCACCGGGTAGAACGGCTCGTTCACGCCGGGCACGTGCGTCTCGGAGTACTCCACGCCGAGCGTCGTGCGCAGCGTCGCGCGCGGCGAGAAGTGCGCGTGCTCCGTGATGCGCGTCCACGGCTCGGTGCCCGGGTAGTTGACCTGGGCGACCGGCTGCACGCGTCGCTCGTCACGGGTCTGCAGGTCGAAGCGCAGGCTGCGGTAGGGCAGGTGCCCGTGCTCGTGGGCGAAGTAGGAGTCGACCGGTCCGGTCCACAGCGCGCGGGCGCGCGGGTTGGCGGCGATGGCGGCGTGGCCGTCCTCGCCGAGGGCGACCGTGACGCCGTCGACGTCGGCCATGCGCGCGGCCATGGCGGTGTAGCCGTCGAGAGGTATGGCTTGGTACTCGTCACGGAAGTAGCGGTCGTCGTAGGACAGAACCACGGGCACCCGGCCCATGACGCCGCGGTCGAGCTCCTCGACCGGGCGGCCCCACTGCTTGGCGGAGTAGCCACGGAAGACCACGTCGAGCACGTGCTCGCCGAACTCGGCGATCTGCGGGTCGGTGTCCTCGAGCAGGCGCAGGACGGGTACGCGGCTGCCCGGCACGTGCCGCGCCAGCAGTGCCGCCTTCAGCGACTCGGCGCGCGCGGGGAGCAGCGCCTCGAGGGTGGTGAAGTTGTAGGGCACCGGGAGCAGCTTGCCTTCGATGCTCGCGAGGACGCGGTGCTCGTAGGGCATCCACTCGGTGAAGCGCGAGAGGTAGTCCCACACGGGCTTGGACCCGGTGTGGAAGGCGTGCGGCCCGTACTTGTGCACCAGTACGCCGTTGTCGTCGACCTCGTCGTAGATGTTGCCGCCGATGTGCGTGCGCTGGTCCACGACGAGCACGCGCGCGCCCTGGCCGTTGGCCAGCTGCTCGGCGACGGTCAGGCCGGTCAGCCCGGCTCCGACGACGACCCAGTCGTAGGCGGTCATCGGGCCACGCCCGCGAGGAGCTCGGGGTGGCCGGCGAAGTAGCCGATGGTGGCGGACAGGCCCTCGAGGTAGCCGACCCGCGGCTCCCAGCCCAGCTGCTCCCGCGCGACCGTGATGTCGGGACGGCGCAGCGACGGGTCGTCCTGCGGGCGCGGGACGTAGGTGATCGGCGAGCTGGAGCCGACGAGGTCGCGGATGGTCTCGGCGAGCGAGAGCATCGACACCTCGTGCGGGTTGCCGATGTTGACGGGGCCGGAGAGGTCGGAGTGCAGCAGGCGCACGATGCCCTCGACCAGGTCGTCGACGAAGATGATCGAGCGGGTCTGCGAGCCGTCGCCGGCGACGGTGATGGGCTCGCCCGACAGGGCCTGCGTCGCGAACGCCGGGATCGCGCGGCCGTCGTTCGGGCGCATGCGCGGACCGTGGGTGTTGAAGATCCGCACGATCTTCGCGTCGAGCCCGTGGGTGCGGCGGTAGGCCATGGTCAGCGCCTCGCCGAAGCGCTTCGCCTCGTCGTAGACGCTGCGCGGGCCGACCGGGTTGACGTTGCCCCAGTAGGACTCGGGCTGCGGGTGCACCAGCGGGTCGCCGTAGCTCTCGGAGGTCGAGGCCAGCAGGAAGCGGGCGCCCTTCGCCTTGGCCAGGCCGAGGGAGTTGAGCGTGCCGAGGGAGCCGACCTTCATCGTCTCGATGGGGTGGCGCAGGTAGTCGACGGGCGAGGCCGGCGAGGCGAAGTGCAGGACGACGTCGACCGGGCCCGGCACGTCGACGTAGGCCGACACGTCGCAGGTCCGGAGCTCGAAGCCGTCGACTCCGCGCAGGTGCTCGACGTTGCGCGCGTGCCCGGTGAGGAAGCTGTCGAGCGCGAGCACCTCGTAGCCGTCGGCCAGCAGCCGCGTGCACAGGTGCGAGCCGAGGAACCCCGAGCCGCCGGTGACGACGGCGCGCCCCCTGCGCGGAGGGGTGGTGCCTGGGGTGTCGCTGACGCTCATGGTCGCTCCTGCGCGGTTCTGAGGACGAGGACGGATGCCCGGTGCTTCGTCGCGAGCGGCCGGCGACCTTAGGCCGGACGGGTGACGAGCTGAGGACGACCGGTCAGACGCGTACGCCGGCCGCCTCGAGCAGCGTGTTGACCGTCGGCGCGAGGTAGACGTACTGCTCCGCGGCGGACTGCAGGACGCGCGGCGAGCTGCCGCCCAGCAGCGCGTTGGCGAGCTCGAGCGCGTCGAGCAGCCGGCCGCTCGGGTCGAGCGCGCCGAGGACGCGGTGCTGCAGCGGCCAGGAGACGCCGTACTCCGCGGCGAGCTCGACGGCCTCCTCCTCGGGCGACTTGGTCAGCGTGCCGTAGAGCGTGCCGCCGCCGACCGGGCGCGTGTGCCGCACCGGGGTGGCGTCGAGGATGCCGACCTCGAGGCCCGCGGCGGCGAGCATGGTGGGCCAGATGGTGTCGAGGCCCCAGCCCGACACGCTGCGGCCGAACGACGGCAGGCAGGCCTGCAGCCCGGCCCGCGAGAACACCGGGCCCATGACCTCGACGAAGCTGGTCCAGCGCATCGCGAGGCCGGCCACCTGGAGCGTGATGCCGTGGCTGAAGTAGGAGTCACCGGTGAGGGCGGGCTGCGCCGCGCCCAGGCCGAGCGCGGTGGTCAGCTCGAGCATGTCGCTCACCGTGTCGCCGGTGGCGTAGAGGTCGTCGTCGGGCAGCCACACGGCCTCGTACTCGCGCACGAGGGCGGCGTTGTCCTGCAGCCACTCCCCGACCGGCGCGAACTTCGGGCCCTTGCGCTCGAGGTAGACGTCGGCGTCCTCCCGCCACAGCCCCGGCGTGGAGCCGTAGTAGTCGACCACCAGGTCGAAGTTGCGCCGCCCCCGCAGCCACTCGCGGTGCAGGGAGCGGTCGCCGGCCCGGACGACCACGAGGTAGGGGCGCGTGGGAGATGCCATGGCGGAGGTGTCGGCGGGTGCCGGGGACGACTGAAGCCCTGGCGCGCACGCGCCAGGGCTCCAGGTCGGGACGCTCCGGGTCGGGAGCAGGAGGGGTGGGGTCAGGCGGACGCCACCCGTGCGTACGCGGTGCTCGCGTAGGAGGGCACCTGCGCCGAGAGGCGGGTGCGGTAGTCGCCGCGGGCGGCGACCTCGGCGAAGTACGCCTCGCGGCGGCGCGCGGCGCAGCCGTTCGGGCGCTCGTGCTGGGTCACGAGCGAGGGCTCGAGCTGGGCGTTGAGGCCGTCCTTGAGCAGGGCGAGCGCCTCGGCGCGCATCTGGGAGACGCGCGACTCGCTGACGCCGAGCTCGGTGGCGATCTCGAGCATGGGGCGCTCCTCGAAGAAGTAGCGCAGGACGACCGTCTTGAGCCGGTCGGGGAGCACCTCGACGGCGTCGTAGAGGTAGCCGACCTTCTCGCGGTGCAGCACGACCTCGTCGGGGGCCGGCTCGTGCACGGCGACGACCTCGTCGAGGCTGCCGGAGTCGGAGAAGCCCTGGAGGCTCAGCACGACCGCGCGCTGCACGTCCTCCTCGACCGCGCCGATCTCCTCGGGCGCCACGCCCAGGTGGTCGGCGACCTCCTGCAGCGTCGGCGTGCGGCCGAGCAGCGCGGTGAGCTGCTCCTCGGCGACGTCGCGCTTGCGGGCCCGGGACCGCACCGAGCGGCTCGCCCAGTCGTAGCTGCGCAGCTCGTCGATCAGCGCGCCGCGGATGCGGGTGCTGGCGAAGCGGCCGAACGGCACGCCGCGCGAGTCGTCGTAGGAGCGGGCGGCCTGCGCCAGGGCGGCGAGGCCGGCCGAGGTGAGCTCGT is part of the Motilibacter peucedani genome and encodes:
- a CDS encoding sigma-70 family RNA polymerase sigma factor produces the protein MTALTQPRSSTRREDELCRENLPLVGYLVNELIGRLPAHVSRDELTSAGLAALAQAARSYDDSRGVPFGRFASTRIRGALIDELRSYDWASRSVRSRARKRDVAEEQLTALLGRTPTLQEVADHLGVAPEEIGAVEEDVQRAVVLSLQGFSDSGSLDEVVAVHEPAPDEVVLHREKVGYLYDAVEVLPDRLKTVVLRYFFEERPMLEIATELGVSESRVSQMRAEALALLKDGLNAQLEPSLVTQHERPNGCAARRREAYFAEVAARGDYRTRLSAQVPSYASTAYARVASA
- a CDS encoding glycosyltransferase family 2 protein — its product is MKRSPASVVVVAQHGPEGRARADFLARALRPSLGVRDELVVVADGEPGMSEIAAARLDDAQDLAARRLSGARRAKHAVTVLVCADCLPPSHAIDPLVVAVAAGSVAAGPLHDLGVGRQCVTAPVKALASPQALRDWARVWRDEHRGETRTVPALGEGVIAVRTDALLADGGLPGLGERLGAVGTLTVVADSVWHHRGTRGCGLAPRRAPLLSAVYIVKDEEELLPSSLAALEGVADEVVVYDTGSTDRTVEIARAAGARVVLGYWDEHFGDARNRALSHAFGDWHLQVDADEVLEVGDVALFRRALQEATTEALAIDVENITGNGMGTPQTGLVRRLARRDEGWFAGRLHEEVLHREGRGPVQGALRGVTLVHSGYLAARTEERDKAGRNLRLASLGLADAVPEGLTKGTALANLARSQRFAGDNEGVLRTAALAEGESFPPINWRELCHAAAVAAASLGRFDVAHEWLDKLTASMTDPVGSYEIAAEVLLAEGRYEDVLDVVSRMPVEGKDENNRVVRRDGALTFEIAALSRLGRAPEAAWRVVEVVRTGSMNISLERVLALFEAEPAALDAYVAALHDSMVMLTLAESRWVRPERADALLEAMWRAGRARSAVLAAATVVAPRLTVLRALEWAARLRGAGVSDCALVALARDTGRSPRDRVLAAALVIEAFGDDRTMPDLVAAAELIPDAEADAVGAELRTVAPRVAAQLLAA
- a CDS encoding DUF707 domain-containing protein, with the translated sequence MASPTRPYLVVVRAGDRSLHREWLRGRRNFDLVVDYYGSTPGLWREDADVYLERKGPKFAPVGEWLQDNAALVREYEAVWLPDDDLYATGDTVSDMLELTTALGLGAAQPALTGDSYFSHGITLQVAGLAMRWTSFVEVMGPVFSRAGLQACLPSFGRSVSGWGLDTIWPTMLAAAGLEVGILDATPVRHTRPVGGGTLYGTLTKSPEEEAVELAAEYGVSWPLQHRVLGALDPSGRLLDALELANALLGGSSPRVLQSAAEQYVYLAPTVNTLLEAAGVRV
- a CDS encoding UDP-glucuronic acid decarboxylase family protein; the protein is MSVSDTPGTTPPRRGRAVVTGGSGFLGSHLCTRLLADGYEVLALDSFLTGHARNVEHLRGVDGFELRTCDVSAYVDVPGPVDVVLHFASPASPVDYLRHPIETMKVGSLGTLNSLGLAKAKGARFLLASTSESYGDPLVHPQPESYWGNVNPVGPRSVYDEAKRFGEALTMAYRRTHGLDAKIVRIFNTHGPRMRPNDGRAIPAFATQALSGEPITVAGDGSQTRSIIFVDDLVEGIVRLLHSDLSGPVNIGNPHEVSMLSLAETIRDLVGSSSPITYVPRPQDDPSLRRPDITVAREQLGWEPRVGYLEGLSATIGYFAGHPELLAGVAR
- a CDS encoding glycosyl transferase family 90; amino-acid sequence: MKVHLAEDLPSFYEHLVLWKAADGLNALDLGAFERRNPSVLSLVEQADAESPLPEFGPVLLGTGDQPTCTDGSWAAYAFSTADGFSDLPVPDFVFDRWLEAGIGDYEEVAAAMAAAGDAPAAAGVVGWIGNCHTAPVRWELHALAEQHPDALDVRHAGWVPDEDGVLHRDGVPPMSLPEQVAAWGALLDVEGRGWSARLKLLLHSGRPVLVQERPWREWWFDELRPMENCIPVGRDLGDVLERAQWVVENPEEAAAIGRAGQQLARERLTRPAALATWREVLAGADARRTAAGLPWAPAEAREALDPMLMMLGADVPS
- a CDS encoding glycosyltransferase; translated protein: MAKSSLLTVCVVLPPSPTPSPALQQVKRHAKRLARGRVRVLLVEPVVDAVAAAECPSAPGVWRVPLPYDSGALPAYGDTLFETALAELLLREQADVVHLHWSGATTVVPAVERCWLVGVPAIVSIHDDWAPAADAPALTSPVQVVRQMLTMASLVCSPDPATAQRASVANWAPDVRHLSHASGSAPRWEDAYRELAALDEDHSRDRTTLSAVVTTYQRNEELAACLDSLVAQTLPRERFEVVVIDDCSEPSAEPVVRGYEDRLDVTYVRMERNVGIGEARNAGIDASRNDVLAFLDDDDVLAPRYLEELLATYDDGTGEVDAVLAWTGASPRAAASPAGVMAFRGGLYMNYTSFHEGQDLEWGFWWGGRCSIRRTRLGEHRFNVRFCEDTELAYRITQDETLTVRHTRRAVQRVDQGLEPMTLVRRHGRLGQAQAQLAELHPQLVENHPWFQDSTRVRALQSGLPLRPAMNARIATDVTATLELPALRACASGATSLLDLVGHSYGMLGSVENGLGWFAARRAAQARADGRRLRLGIDVASPLLPAFLDWARTAPDEAFPELVLAVPGPGARAAYDTVRALAQEKGGTARLTMERGAAFWAGVDAVLDHRAPEGWTIADGLPLPRGPLDEALNRLFLTDSLLGSFR
- the glf gene encoding UDP-galactopyranose mutase, coding for MTAYDWVVVGAGLTGLTVAEQLANGQGARVLVVDQRTHIGGNIYDEVDDNGVLVHKYGPHAFHTGSKPVWDYLSRFTEWMPYEHRVLASIEGKLLPVPYNFTTLEALLPARAESLKAALLARHVPGSRVPVLRLLEDTDPQIAEFGEHVLDVVFRGYSAKQWGRPVEELDRGVMGRVPVVLSYDDRYFRDEYQAIPLDGYTAMAARMADVDGVTVALGEDGHAAIAANPRARALWTGPVDSYFAHEHGHLPYRSLRFDLQTRDERRVQPVAQVNYPGTEPWTRITEHAHFSPRATLRTTLGVEYSETHVPGVNEPFYPVHDDESRALHKVYQAACRELEPKVYFAGRLGDYRYYDMHQAVGRALQLVPSLVAGTALPEAA